The Candidatus Latescibacter sp. genome window below encodes:
- a CDS encoding OmpH family outer membrane protein, with the protein MNHRMKSLVLVLGTMAILALISAVPCLAQLKFGYVKPDYILSKYEPFQEAMKQLDAYEKTETAKLQQRAEAFQKKVEAAQKGFALMKEDQQKITSDNLERERNDLEKSSEDLYNRDIGLLAKKHAELAQPIFDRLNRVLDRVGKEEKYDFIFDAGKGSLLFADQKFDISDHIFDELKKEPVTSPSNTKKEPAIPKKPSSTPK; encoded by the coding sequence ATGAATCACAGGATGAAATCACTTGTACTTGTTTTAGGAACCATGGCCATCCTGGCCCTGATTTCCGCTGTACCCTGTCTGGCTCAGCTCAAGTTTGGTTATGTTAAGCCGGACTATATCCTCAGCAAATATGAGCCGTTCCAGGAAGCCATGAAACAGCTTGATGCCTATGAAAAAACGGAGACGGCCAAACTTCAACAGAGAGCTGAAGCATTCCAGAAAAAAGTGGAAGCCGCCCAAAAGGGCTTTGCGCTCATGAAAGAGGACCAACAGAAAATTACAAGCGATAATCTTGAAAGAGAAAGAAATGACCTTGAAAAGTCTTCTGAGGACCTGTATAACCGCGATATAGGTCTTCTGGCCAAAAAACATGCTGAACTCGCTCAGCCGATTTTTGACCGCCTGAACAGAGTTCTTGACCGTGTGGGCAAAGAAGAGAAATACGATTTCATTTTCGATGCGGGGAAAGGTTCTCTTCTTTTCGCCGACCAGAAATTTGACATTTCCGACCATATATTTGATGAGTTGAAGAAGGAACCGGTCACTTCTCCCAGCAATACGAAAAAAGAACCGGCTATCCCGAAAAAACCTTCTAGTACACCGAAATAA
- a CDS encoding mannonate dehydratase has translation MKRRDFFEKGLIAGTAAASVSCQKTADSAPLKRKKALMYPGTQAFRDSDAELEFLVRHGITNKVGYPAISPKSRAWQLEDMEKLIEQNDKHDVRVDMVPLPIDQMNAEGGQAPDYMLCTCERGDREIDLICDMIRTTAKAGIPAIKYYLCESPNQRTESVPLGRGGLRYSTWDLEKAKDRPPFKTPVSADENWERITYFLKRVIPVATEYKIRMACHPCDPWLPPGYRGVDRVLGGFEGFKRLIEICPSPYHGLNLCLGCMAESVEDPAKEVPEIIRYFGQRKKLFLIHYRNIIGKRNKFQEVFQDNGVMNMHRIMQVMKEIEYPYMFVEDHEPSHPDDPGSRQSAAFQWGYMIAMLQAVNDEG, from the coding sequence ATGAAACGGAGAGATTTTTTTGAAAAAGGTCTTATTGCAGGCACCGCCGCCGCTTCTGTTTCATGTCAAAAAACGGCAGACAGCGCGCCTTTGAAACGGAAGAAGGCGCTGATGTATCCCGGCACACAGGCTTTCAGAGATTCCGATGCCGAATTAGAATTCCTGGTGCGCCACGGAATAACGAATAAAGTCGGGTACCCTGCGATTTCCCCTAAAAGCCGCGCCTGGCAACTTGAAGATATGGAAAAGTTGATAGAACAGAATGATAAGCATGACGTCAGAGTTGACATGGTGCCTCTGCCCATCGACCAGATGAACGCCGAGGGCGGCCAGGCCCCTGATTACATGCTCTGTACATGCGAGAGGGGTGACAGGGAGATCGACCTTATTTGTGATATGATCAGGACGACCGCCAAAGCTGGCATACCTGCAATCAAATACTACTTGTGTGAAAGCCCCAATCAGCGAACCGAGAGTGTGCCTCTCGGGCGCGGCGGGCTGAGATACAGTACGTGGGATCTGGAAAAGGCGAAGGACAGACCGCCGTTCAAAACACCGGTCAGCGCCGATGAGAACTGGGAACGCATTACCTATTTCCTTAAGAGGGTGATACCGGTTGCGACTGAATACAAGATTCGGATGGCCTGCCATCCCTGCGATCCCTGGCTGCCGCCCGGCTATCGTGGTGTTGACAGGGTGCTGGGAGGCTTTGAGGGTTTTAAACGCCTCATAGAGATATGCCCGAGTCCTTACCACGGATTGAATTTATGTCTGGGATGTATGGCCGAGAGTGTCGAAGACCCCGCGAAAGAAGTCCCGGAAATCATCCGTTATTTCGGTCAGCGGAAGAAATTATTCCTCATCCATTACCGCAACATCATCGGGAAGCGCAATAAGTTCCAGGAAGTTTTCCAGGACAACGGGGTCATGAACATGCACCGGATCATGCAGGTCATGAAAGAGATCGAGTACCCCTACATGTTCGTGGAAGATCATGAACCCAGCCATCCGGACGATCCCGGAAGCCGTCAGTCGGCAGCCTTCCAATGGGGCTATATG